Proteins encoded by one window of Mariniplasma anaerobium:
- a CDS encoding sodium ion-translocating decarboxylase subunit beta, with translation MWQALLDFFESTGFRFFFEPGGWKFLIMILLSLTLLYLAVFKKFEPYLLIPIGFAMLLVNIPGTDMFVETIKIVDGVETTSYSGLLGYLYYGVKLGIYPPLIFLGIGATTDFGPLIANPKSMLLGAAAQVGIFLTFIGAIILGFSGPESASIGIIGGADGPTSILLASRLAPHLIGAISLAAYSYMALVPMIQPPIIKLLTTKKERAIKMEQLREVKQSEKVFFPVIVSVICMTFIPSSAPIIGMLMLGNLIKESQVVPNLTKTAGESLLYIITILLGLSIGATTMATQFLEVQTLLIITLGLFAFGIATASGVIAGKVMCVMTHGKVNPMIGAAGVSAVPMAARVVHIEGQKVDPENYLLMHAMGPNVAGVIGSAIAAGLFLMFFA, from the coding sequence ATGTGGCAAGCACTCCTTGATTTTTTTGAAAGCACAGGTTTTCGTTTCTTTTTCGAACCTGGTGGTTGGAAATTTCTAATCATGATTCTACTCTCATTAACACTACTATATCTAGCAGTCTTTAAAAAGTTTGAACCCTATCTTTTAATTCCTATTGGTTTTGCGATGTTATTAGTTAACATCCCAGGCACTGATATGTTTGTAGAAACTATTAAAATTGTTGATGGTGTTGAAACCACTAGTTATAGTGGACTTCTAGGTTATCTTTACTATGGTGTTAAACTTGGTATATACCCACCTCTTATCTTCTTAGGAATTGGAGCTACTACTGACTTTGGACCTTTAATTGCCAACCCTAAATCTATGTTATTAGGAGCTGCAGCACAAGTGGGCATCTTCTTAACATTCATTGGCGCAATCATTTTAGGCTTCTCAGGGCCAGAATCAGCCTCTATAGGGATTATTGGTGGTGCAGATGGACCAACCTCCATCTTGCTCGCAAGTCGTCTTGCACCGCATTTAATTGGTGCTATATCATTAGCTGCTTATTCTTATATGGCATTAGTTCCAATGATACAACCTCCAATTATTAAATTATTAACGACTAAAAAAGAGCGTGCCATTAAAATGGAACAATTAAGAGAAGTTAAACAATCAGAAAAAGTCTTCTTCCCTGTTATTGTGAGTGTCATTTGTATGACCTTTATTCCATCAAGTGCACCTATTATTGGGATGCTTATGTTAGGTAATTTAATTAAAGAATCACAAGTCGTTCCTAATCTAACTAAAACTGCTGGTGAATCTTTGCTTTATATCATTACTATTCTTCTTGGATTATCTATTGGTGCAACCACCATGGCTACTCAATTTTTAGAAGTACAAACCTTATTGATTATCACGCTGGGATTATTTGCATTTGGTATCGCCACAGCTTCAGGTGTCATCGCTGGTAAAGTGATGTGTGTCATGACTCATGGTAAAGTTAATCCGATGATTGGCGCTGCTGGTGTATCAGCTGTTCCTATGGCTGCAAGAGTTGTTCATATTGAAGGTCAAAAAGTTGATCCAGAAAATTATCTATTGATGCATGCGATGGGTCCAAATGTCGCAGGTGTTATAGGTTCTGCGATTGCTGCTGGTCTATTCTTGATGTTCTTTGCTTAA
- a CDS encoding oxaloacetate decarboxylase subunit alpha, translated as MALKIVETSLRDGHQSLMATRMTTKDILSIVPELDKAGFHALEVWGGATFDACLRFLDEDPWERLREIKKLAPNTKLQMLFRGQNILGYRHYPDDIVEKFVQKSIENGIDIIRIFDALNDIRNLKSAVDATKKYGGHCQIALSYTTSPVHTIEYYVKLAKEVEEMGADSLCIKDMAGILLPDDAFKLITQLKKNTKLPINLHGHATAGIMEATYLKAIEAGVDIIDTALSPLSGGTSQVSTESFCYILKDTKYDPKLNIDFLNQAAAKLTVIKDQAIKDGTLNPKALTANPSILEYQVPGGMLSNLMSQLREQNQMDDYEKVLKEVPIIRKDLGYPPLVTPMSQMIGTQALMNVMTQNPYKIVSKEIKEYLHGLYGKAPAKVDPMLLTKIIGDDKVITHRPADDLKPEFENLKKKYGDFAKSDEDLLSIALFGKVAISFLEKKYKQTHEPRKEVYAFSVTIGGDAS; from the coding sequence ATGGCATTAAAAATCGTTGAAACATCACTTCGTGACGGTCATCAATCATTAATGGCAACACGAATGACAACTAAAGATATCCTATCCATCGTTCCAGAACTAGATAAAGCAGGATTTCATGCTCTAGAAGTATGGGGTGGTGCTACTTTTGATGCATGCCTTCGTTTTTTAGATGAAGATCCTTGGGAAAGACTTAGAGAGATTAAGAAACTTGCACCTAATACAAAACTTCAAATGTTATTTAGAGGACAAAATATTCTAGGATATCGTCATTATCCTGATGATATCGTTGAAAAATTTGTGCAAAAGTCTATTGAAAATGGCATAGATATCATTCGTATCTTTGATGCATTAAACGATATTAGAAATCTAAAGTCAGCAGTCGATGCGACTAAAAAATATGGAGGCCATTGTCAAATCGCCTTATCTTATACCACTTCTCCTGTTCATACGATAGAATATTATGTAAAACTAGCAAAAGAAGTTGAAGAGATGGGTGCCGATTCCCTATGTATTAAAGATATGGCAGGCATACTTCTACCTGATGATGCATTTAAATTAATTACACAATTAAAGAAAAACACTAAACTACCTATAAATCTTCATGGTCACGCCACTGCTGGCATCATGGAGGCAACCTACCTTAAAGCTATAGAAGCTGGTGTCGATATCATCGACACAGCCTTATCTCCTCTATCAGGTGGGACTTCACAGGTTTCAACCGAATCATTTTGCTACATCTTAAAAGATACTAAATACGATCCTAAATTAAATATTGATTTTTTAAATCAAGCAGCTGCAAAATTAACAGTCATTAAAGATCAAGCTATAAAAGATGGAACACTTAATCCTAAAGCTCTAACAGCTAATCCAAGTATCTTAGAATATCAAGTGCCTGGTGGTATGTTATCTAATCTGATGAGTCAGCTTAGAGAACAAAACCAAATGGATGATTATGAAAAAGTCTTAAAAGAAGTTCCTATCATTAGAAAAGATCTTGGATATCCTCCACTTGTTACACCAATGAGTCAAATGATTGGTACACAAGCATTAATGAATGTGATGACTCAAAATCCTTATAAAATCGTATCTAAAGAGATTAAAGAATATCTTCATGGTCTTTATGGAAAAGCTCCTGCAAAAGTTGATCCAATGCTTTTGACTAAGATTATCGGTGATGACAAAGTCATTACCCATAGACCAGCTGATGATCTAAAACCTGAATTTGAAAACTTAAAGAAAAAATATGGAGATTTTGCAAAATCTGATGAAGATTTATTATCAATTGCTTTATTTGGTAAAGTTGCAATTTCATTTCTAGAAAAGAAATATAAACAAACTCACGAACCTAGAAAAGAAGTTTACGCATTTAGCGTCACCATCGGAGGTGACGCATCATGA
- a CDS encoding WG repeat-containing protein: MKKVIIVIILSLILVGCSKNTEFNENNLFNSNLLAVRGDDQSWGYINESGEVVIDFTYDEASAFYKDIAVVLKDELYQLIDQKGKYVLEQGYSSLLRDTNTGLIVFEQDEIYGLMDLNGDILIEATYDYIGAFENDLALVSTDDLFGYINQDGEVAIDVTYPIARKFYNGYAVVSENGISFGVIDTNEDTIIDFVYDDISNVDSSGNVIAYTTQQLTPVFDLVNAPSQEILLNDYKFIYTNDWFAGGMLYGAIRDQYREIYDHEGNRFNQNDYTYLIIHGGYIVSAQDKNAVPTDMYQNDLREFFIFNDDGTIKASAPISESGYVRYESNHEMQYLLVIYTENNVAVYGLDKTYILEADSLYEVSDDLFITRVDGLFGAYDRDKNLVIDHEYSMLKVFDDGFIIYKKDGLYGIMNDQYEVVVDETYTNYNTNIAI, encoded by the coding sequence ATGAAAAAAGTAATTATAGTCATCATCTTAAGTTTAATACTTGTTGGATGCAGCAAAAATACAGAGTTTAATGAAAATAATCTTTTCAATTCAAACCTTTTAGCTGTTAGAGGAGATGACCAATCTTGGGGATATATCAATGAATCAGGAGAAGTTGTTATCGACTTTACCTATGACGAAGCGTCTGCTTTTTATAAAGATATAGCTGTTGTTTTAAAAGATGAGTTATATCAACTCATTGATCAAAAAGGAAAGTATGTGCTTGAACAAGGTTATAGTTCTTTACTAAGAGATACAAATACAGGATTAATAGTATTTGAACAAGACGAAATTTATGGTTTAATGGACCTAAACGGTGATATTCTAATAGAGGCAACTTATGATTATATAGGTGCATTTGAAAATGATCTAGCTTTAGTTTCAACCGATGATCTTTTTGGATATATCAATCAAGATGGTGAAGTTGCAATTGATGTTACATATCCAATTGCAAGAAAGTTTTATAATGGATATGCGGTAGTATCAGAAAATGGGATTAGCTTTGGAGTAATTGATACAAATGAAGATACTATTATTGATTTTGTATATGATGATATATCAAATGTTGATTCAAGTGGAAATGTCATAGCTTATACAACACAACAACTTACACCTGTATTTGATTTAGTAAATGCACCAAGTCAAGAAATTCTTTTAAATGATTATAAATTTATTTATACGAATGATTGGTTTGCAGGTGGGATGCTTTATGGAGCTATTCGTGATCAGTATAGAGAAATCTATGATCATGAAGGTAATAGATTTAATCAGAATGATTATACTTATTTAATCATTCATGGTGGATATATCGTCTCTGCACAAGATAAAAATGCAGTTCCAACTGATATGTATCAAAATGATTTAAGAGAGTTTTTTATATTTAATGACGATGGAACTATAAAAGCTAGTGCACCTATAAGTGAAAGTGGATATGTAAGATATGAATCTAATCATGAAATGCAATATTTATTAGTTATATATACTGAAAATAATGTTGCAGTCTATGGATTAGATAAAACCTATATACTAGAAGCAGACTCACTTTATGAAGTTTCTGATGATTTATTTATTACAAGAGTTGATGGTTTATTTGGTGCATATGATAGAGATAAAAATCTAGTGATTGATCATGAATATAGTATGCTCAAAGTATTTGATGATGGCTTTATTATCTATAAAAAAGATGGTTTGTATGGCATCATGAATGACCAATATGAAGTTGTTGTTGATGAAACTTATACAAACTATAATACTAACATCGCAATTTAG
- a CDS encoding IS110 family RNA-guided transposase, which yields MNYIGIDISKYKHDCFIATETINHQFSFENSQSGFKELLRYFKPYLKQEMIIGLEATGHYGENLKSFLTFHGYSFMEINPFLVKKFGEAQSLRKTKTDKKDAQMISSYMRSVDYKAYHHQSYHISALKSLTRLRSKLISMRTKHYNMITKVLDVIFPEYKPFMHEQGYSEISLYLLKRFSSPDRIAKMKENHFETLRKLSRGKFNYPKFVKLKALASQTIGVTQDHQLFKLKTSISYVEMINQDIDETEKQITALMDQYPTYIQTIKGIGVISAAIIICEYGDISLFSNPAEMLSYAGLDSSIKQSGTMSSTGKLVKRGSKYLRATLINICQTVMIYNPVFYAYYDKKKQEGKHHRVALVHLAKKLIRVIHHIEANKEDFDSKKLK from the coding sequence ATGAATTATATCGGCATCGATATTTCAAAGTACAAGCACGATTGTTTCATCGCCACCGAAACAATCAATCATCAGTTCTCATTTGAGAACAGTCAATCTGGGTTTAAGGAACTACTACGTTATTTTAAACCCTACCTTAAGCAAGAAATGATAATAGGCTTAGAGGCCACAGGTCACTACGGTGAAAACCTTAAGTCATTTCTTACCTTCCATGGCTATTCGTTCATGGAGATTAATCCTTTTCTAGTGAAGAAGTTTGGAGAAGCCCAATCACTGAGAAAAACGAAGACGGATAAGAAAGATGCACAAATGATTTCATCTTATATGAGATCTGTAGACTACAAAGCCTATCATCATCAATCTTATCATATAAGTGCTTTAAAATCACTAACTAGACTACGTTCTAAACTCATTTCTATGAGGACAAAGCATTACAATATGATAACTAAGGTCTTAGATGTCATCTTTCCTGAGTATAAGCCTTTCATGCATGAACAAGGCTATTCAGAGATATCCTTATACCTTTTAAAGCGCTTTTCATCTCCAGATAGAATCGCAAAGATGAAGGAAAATCATTTTGAAACTTTAAGGAAACTTTCAAGGGGTAAGTTTAACTATCCCAAATTTGTAAAACTCAAAGCATTGGCATCTCAAACGATTGGTGTCACACAAGATCATCAACTCTTCAAACTGAAGACTTCAATTTCTTATGTTGAGATGATCAATCAAGATATCGACGAAACGGAGAAACAAATCACAGCTTTAATGGATCAATATCCAACCTATATTCAGACGATTAAAGGTATCGGTGTCATCTCAGCAGCTATTATTATTTGTGAATATGGTGACATCTCTTTGTTTTCTAATCCTGCTGAAATGTTATCCTATGCAGGTCTTGATTCATCAATTAAACAATCTGGAACGATGTCTTCTACAGGTAAACTTGTCAAGCGAGGAAGTAAATACTTACGTGCTACACTCATTAACATCTGTCAAACCGTAATGATTTATAATCCTGTATTTTATGCTTATTACGATAAGAAGAAACAAGAGGGTAAACATCACCGTGTCGCACTCGTTCATCTCGCTAAGAAACTCATTAGAGTCATTCACCACATTGAGGCCAACAAAGAAGATTTCGATTCAAAGAAGTTAAAATAA
- a CDS encoding NAD(P)-dependent malic enzyme: MDIMEKSLELHRKLKGKIAIRSTYPIKNKKDLALVYTPGVASSCLAIKDNKKEVYNLTAKNNTVAVISDGTAVLGLGDIGALAAIPVMEGKCAIFKEFADINAIPIVLDTKDVDELVKTISHLAPSFGGINLEDISAPRCFEVEKRLRDMLDIPVFHDDQHGTAIAVGAALINALRVVDIPLDKAKIVINGAGSAGIAISSFLIELGVKNLIVCDKNGILDPSEQDLNDSQILLSQKTNQKHVKGSLADALKGADAFIGVSVGNVVNKDMVKLMDKEPIIFALANPTPEISRDDALEAGAKIYGAGISNIPNQINNALVFPGLFKGALAHPVKQIDTEMEKAACHALAGLVSDKELSAEYIIPDVFNKDVVKVICKAIIDVKASQ; encoded by the coding sequence ATGGACATAATGGAAAAATCATTAGAATTACATAGAAAATTAAAAGGTAAAATAGCAATAAGATCTACATATCCAATCAAGAATAAAAAAGATTTAGCATTGGTTTATACGCCGGGAGTCGCAAGCAGTTGTCTTGCAATTAAGGATAATAAAAAAGAAGTGTATAATCTAACAGCAAAAAATAATACAGTTGCTGTTATAAGTGACGGAACTGCAGTATTAGGTTTAGGTGATATAGGAGCATTAGCTGCCATTCCAGTGATGGAAGGTAAATGTGCAATCTTTAAAGAATTTGCGGATATTAACGCAATCCCAATCGTTTTAGATACTAAAGATGTTGATGAATTAGTTAAAACTATTTCTCATCTAGCTCCATCTTTTGGTGGGATTAATCTAGAAGATATAAGTGCACCTAGATGTTTTGAAGTTGAAAAAAGATTAAGAGATATGTTAGATATCCCAGTATTTCATGATGATCAGCATGGAACAGCTATTGCAGTTGGTGCAGCACTTATTAATGCTTTAAGAGTTGTAGATATACCTCTTGACAAAGCGAAAATCGTTATTAATGGGGCTGGTAGTGCAGGTATAGCAATATCTAGTTTTTTAATTGAATTAGGAGTTAAAAATTTAATTGTTTGTGATAAAAACGGGATACTTGATCCAAGTGAACAAGACTTAAATGATTCACAAATTCTACTTTCACAAAAAACGAATCAAAAACATGTGAAAGGTAGTTTAGCAGATGCCCTAAAAGGTGCAGATGCATTTATTGGTGTAAGTGTTGGCAATGTTGTCAATAAAGATATGGTTAAGTTGATGGATAAAGAACCAATCATTTTTGCTCTAGCTAATCCAACACCTGAGATTTCAAGAGATGATGCTCTTGAAGCTGGTGCAAAAATTTATGGTGCAGGTATTTCTAATATTCCTAACCAAATTAATAATGCACTTGTATTTCCAGGTCTTTTTAAAGGAGCACTCGCTCATCCTGTTAAACAAATAGATACAGAAATGGAAAAAGCAGCTTGTCATGCGCTAGCTGGACTAGTAAGTGATAAAGAACTATCAGCAGAATATATTATTCCTGATGTGTTTAATAAAGACGTTGTTAAAGTAATTTGTAAAGCAATTATAGATGTGAAAGCAAGTCAATGA
- a CDS encoding OadG family protein: MILLSTLQEGLFVSLFSIVIVFVLLSLIALAIQSLKYTHKKPKVMPLKAQKYVKPFELSDIKDEDMMVAALVASIDYFEEIKEDVRVVSVKEISQS; the protein is encoded by the coding sequence ATGATTTTATTAAGTACCCTGCAAGAAGGTTTATTTGTATCACTATTTAGTATTGTTATTGTATTTGTTCTTCTTAGTTTGATAGCTCTAGCTATTCAATCTCTAAAATACACTCATAAAAAACCTAAAGTAATGCCTTTAAAAGCTCAAAAATACGTTAAACCTTTTGAATTATCAGATATTAAAGATGAAGATATGATGGTTGCTGCATTAGTTGCTTCCATTGACTATTTTGAAGAAATTAAAGAAGATGTACGTGTTGTCTCTGTTAAAGAGATAAGCCAATCTTGA
- a CDS encoding biotin/lipoyl-containing protein, with amino-acid sequence MKLYKINVNGKSYEVEVESITEHQSTIEHKEVTPKNESTTKVLAPVQGKITLLNVKVGSIVKKGDVLMVLEAMKLENDILCPVDGYVRQLLIKENQKVELNQLMLIIG; translated from the coding sequence ATGAAACTATATAAAATAAACGTCAATGGTAAATCATATGAAGTTGAAGTTGAAAGTATTACTGAACATCAATCAACTATTGAACATAAAGAAGTAACTCCAAAAAATGAATCTACTACAAAGGTTTTAGCCCCTGTGCAAGGTAAAATTACTTTACTCAATGTTAAAGTAGGCAGCATTGTTAAAAAAGGTGATGTCTTAATGGTATTAGAAGCTATGAAATTAGAAAATGATATCTTATGTCCAGTAGATGGATATGTAAGACAACTTTTAATCAAAGAAAACCAGAAAGTAGAACTTAATCAACTTATGTTGATTATTGGGTAA
- a CDS encoding biotin--[acetyl-CoA-carboxylase] ligase, whose protein sequence is MNIINFKTIDSTNSYLKREYKELNHFTWVKSDEQTQGRGRIHNTWIGNDDSLMCSILLKHDINISNIALYPLIAAQSLHKVLSTYHHDMKIKWPNDLYIGDKKIAGILTESIIESSNVLAIILGFGINLNQSSFSNDLKKIASSLYLNTDQTYDKTIILKQLSKQLLSDLKHYHQFPLDIINYCNDYNYLKGQNITFVEDDQLYDARALNINDQGQLIVETKAGLKTLNSGLVSLKRNKD, encoded by the coding sequence ATGAATATCATAAACTTTAAAACAATTGATTCAACCAATAGTTATTTAAAAAGAGAATATAAAGAATTAAACCACTTCACTTGGGTTAAAAGTGATGAACAAACACAAGGAAGAGGAAGAATTCATAACACATGGATAGGAAATGATGATTCATTAATGTGTTCTATTCTTTTAAAGCATGATATCAATATATCAAACATAGCTTTATATCCCTTAATTGCAGCACAATCCCTACATAAAGTCTTATCAACTTATCATCATGACATGAAGATAAAATGGCCTAATGATTTATATATAGGTGATAAAAAAATTGCTGGTATTTTAACTGAGAGTATCATTGAATCAAGTAATGTTCTTGCAATCATTTTAGGCTTTGGTATTAATTTAAATCAATCAAGTTTTTCTAATGATTTAAAAAAGATTGCTTCTTCTCTATATTTAAATACAGATCAAACATATGATAAAACAATCATATTAAAACAACTATCAAAACAATTGTTATCTGATTTGAAACATTATCATCAATTTCCTTTAGATATTATTAACTACTGTAATGATTATAATTATTTAAAAGGACAAAATATTACATTTGTTGAAGATGATCAATTATATGATGCTAGAGCTCTAAATATCAATGACCAAGGTCAATTAATCGTAGAAACTAAAGCTGGATTGAAAACATTAAACAGTGGATTAGTCTCTTTAAAAAGAAATAAAGATTAA